A stretch of the Alnus glutinosa chromosome 6, dhAlnGlut1.1, whole genome shotgun sequence genome encodes the following:
- the LOC133870418 gene encoding adenine nucleotide transporter BT1, chloroplastic/mitochondrial, which yields MGRRGMQLFDDKRDGFFSVCDLGSQWSLQEGSFHPGGLFASVGQVGMGAFTPNPPDSRDNGGVKVPYADLCAKYMSSLEGFRIVGVREGEEGVVTKKKNGGLKLKITVSNPSLRRLISGAVAGAVSRTAVAPLETIRTHLMVGSSGHSTTEVFHNIMNTDGWKGLFRGNLVNVIRVAPSKAIELFAYDTVNKQLSHKLGEQPKLPIPASLVAGACAGVSSTLCTYPLELLKTRLTVERGVYNGLFDAFLKILREEGPSELYRGLTPSLIGVIPYAATNYFAYDTLRKAYRKIFKQEKIGNIETLLIGSAAGAISSSATFPLEVARKHMQVGALSGRRIYKNVLHALASIYEQEGILGLYRGLGPSCMKLVPAAGISFMCYEACKRILVEDDEEA from the exons ATGGGTAGGAGAGGCATGCAACTGTTCGATGATAAAAGAGATGGGTTTTTCTCGGTTTGTGATTTGGGCTCTCAGTGGAGCCTACAAGAAGGGTCATTTCACCCCGGAGGCTTATTCGCCAGCGTTGGTCAGGTCGGAATGGGTGCTTTCACGCCGAATCCTCCGGATTCCCGAGACAATGGCGGCGTGAAGGTACCGTACGCGGATTTGTGCGCCAAGTACATGTCCTCCCTGGAGGGGTTTCGGATAGTCGGGGTGCGGGAAGGGGAGGAGGGGGTTgtgacgaagaagaagaatggtgGTCTTAAGTTGAAGATTACGGTCTCAAATCCTTCGCTTAGGAGGTTGATAAGCGGCGCGGTAGCCGGGGCGGTATCTCGGACCGCAGTGGCGCCGTTGGAGACGATAAGGACGCATTTGATGGTTGGGAGTAGTGGGCATTCTACTACCGAGGTGTTCCACAATATCATGAACACCGACGGATGGAAGGGGTTGTTTAGGGGCAATTTGGTTAATGTAATTCGGGTTGCACCTAGCAAGGCGATAGAG CTATTTGCTTACGATACAGTCAACAAGCAATTGTCACACAAACTTGGGGAACAGCCCAAACTCCCAATTCCTGCCTCGTTAGTTGCCGGGGCCTGTGCTGGAGTCAGCTCAACTTTGTGCACATATCCACTTGAGTTACTCAAGACCCGACTAACTGTAGAG AGAGGCGTTTACAATGGTCTATTtgatgcatttttaaaaatactgaGAGAAGAGGGGCCTTCAGAACTCTACAGAGGCCTTACCCCTAGTCTTATTGGGGTAATTCCATATGCTGCAACCAACTACTTTGCCTATGACACATTAAGGAAAGCCTACCGTAAGATTTTCAAGCAAGAGAAGATCGGCAACATTGAAACCCTTTTGATTGGGTCGGCAGCCGGAGCTATTTCAAGTAGTGCGACTTTCCCGCTTGAGGTGGCTCGCAAGCACATGCAGGTGGGGGCTCTGAGTGGAAGGCGGATATACAAGAATGTGCTTCATGCACTTGCAAGCATATATGAACAAGAAGGGATCCTAGGTTTGTATAGAGGGCTGGGCCCTAGCTGCATGAAGTTGGTCCCTGCCGCCGGGATTTCTTTCATGTGCTATGAAGCATGCAAGAGGATACTGGTAGAGGATGATGAGGAAGCATAA